From Macrobrachium rosenbergii isolate ZJJX-2024 chromosome 55, ASM4041242v1, whole genome shotgun sequence, a single genomic window includes:
- the LOC136835320 gene encoding uncharacterized protein isoform X2: MAASSTYQTSNPLECKICYNVFSEDHCPRILPCSHSFCGPCIDGLTSTQKQACPLCRLTFTANSAEDLTINRDLLDAAKQLPSKNEGSKITSTRPKRPFLKTIQDFRECVIGKGIAVCEETEVEVNDRIESNKKMSGVLEGFMQALVGKMLSCRETIARDNKLLMDKLDILKGKGRQMKDSEDKLEAATDFASAASPMDEAEKVLQEVDETANEIKQLLQENKGNMKQDTLEVKTNLENALKVVERMTEEEQQEREEEREEEREEGEPEPEGERDTVVKITVTDLRILHVCLRRDAPKEVFAVTSYEGTLRVAPVKMVSNDQASFTHVQEGVLPPRCFVIELEPLMQWPPLPPPSSPPRAFLDLVYESTPLGRVIIRIKENGLLGLNFLHMCAGGMGPSYAHSHLSCVNNYISGAQSVSMGHYLSHGGGGGGGGGGGTSTCAVLASKEDWERERKRLFCTSTVKAGEVRGNISYEHASVFWISTRDHPSCLSGYSFGMVEDGLDVLHTTILKHPGRDIKRVRVGECGLIL, encoded by the exons ACATCCAATCCCCTGGAGTGTAAGATTTGCTATAATGTGTTCAGTGAAGACCACTGCCCGAGGATCCTCCCTTGTTCCCACTCGTTCTGTGGCCCTTGCATCGATGGGCTCACCTCGACCCAAAAGCAAGCCTGCCCCTTGTGCAGGCTTACATTCACAGCCAATTCAGCTGAAGACCTCACGATTAACAGAGACCTCCTTGACGCTGCAAAGCAACTTCCATCCAAGAATGAAGGATCTAAAATTACATCCACAAGACCAAAGAGACCCTTTCTGAAGACCATTCAGGATTTCAGGGAGTGTGTTATTGGAAAAGGCATAGCTGTTTGCGAGGAAACAGAAGTTGAAGTTAATGACCGCATTGAAAGCAACAAAAAGATGAGCGGAGTACTGGAAGGATTTATGCAAGCGCTGGTAGGCAAGATGCTTTCCTGTCGAGAAACTATTGCCCGAGATAACAAATTGCTGATGGACAAGTTGGACATTCTGAAAGGAAAGGGACGACAAATGAAAGACTCAGAAGACAAGCTGGAAGCAGCAACTGACTTTGCTTCTGCTGCAAGTCCCATGGACGAGGCCGAGAAGGTTCTTCAGGAAGTTGATGAGACAGCCAATGAAATTAAGCAACTTCTTCAGGAGAATAAAGGCAACATGAAGCAG GACACTCTCGAGGTGAAAACCAATCTGGAAAATGCGTTGAAAGTCGTAGAAAGAATGACTGAGGAAGAACAGCAAGAACGAGAGGAAGAACGAGAGGAAGAACGAGAGGAAGGAGAGCCAGAaccagaaggggagagagacactGTCGTGAAGATTACG GTAACTGACCTCCGAATTCTTCACGTTTGCTTGAGAAGGGATGCCCCAAAAGAGGTCTTCGCCGTGACGAGCTACGAAGGGACTCTGAGGGTGGCTCCAGTCAAGATGGTGTCCAACGACCAAGCCTCTTTCACTCATGTTCAGGAGGGCGTTCTCCCACCAAGATGCTTTGTCATAGAG CTCGAGCCCTTGATGCAAtggcctcctcttcctcctccttcttcccccccAAGGGCATTCCTGGATCTGGTGTATGAATCCACCCCCCTGGGGAGGGTCATCATCAGGATCAAAGAGAATGGCCTCCTGGGTCTCAACTTCCTGCACATGTGTGCGGGGGGGATGGGGCCCTCTTATGCCCACTCTCACCTCTCATGtgtgaataattatatttctggAGCTCAAAGTGTCTCCATGGGACATTATTTGTcccacggaggaggaggaggaggaggaggcggcggcggcACATCAACTTGCGCAGTGTTGGCATCGAAGGAGGattgggagagggagaggaagagattgTTCTGTACATCAACAGTGAAGGCAGGAGAAGTGAGGGGAAACATCTCATATGAACACGCTTCAGTGTTCTGGATCTCCACCAGAGATCATCCCAGTTGTCTATCTGGATATAGCTTCGGGATGGTGGAGGACGGACTCGATGTCCTCCACACCACCATCCTGAAGCATCCAGGTCGAGACATCAAAAGGGTGAGGGTGGGGGAGTGCGGCCTCATCCTGTGA
- the LOC136835320 gene encoding uncharacterized protein isoform X1 yields MAASSTYQTSNPLECKICYNVFSEDHCPRILPCSHSFCGPCIDGLTSTQKQACPLCRLTFTANSAEDLTINRDLLDAAKQLPSKNEGSKITSTRPKRPFLKTIQDFRECVIGKGIAVCEETEVEVNDRIESNKKMSGVLEGFMQALVGKMLSCRETIARDNKLLMDKLDILKGKGRQMKDSEDKLEAATDFASAASPMDEAEKVLQEVDETANEIKQLLQENKGNMKQDTLEVKTNLENALKVVERMTEEEQQEREEEREEEREEGEPEPEGERDTVVKITVTDLRILHVCLRRDAPKEVFAVTSYEGTLRVAPVKMVSNDQASFTHVQEGVLPPRCFVIELEPLMQWPPLPPPSSPPRAFLDLVYESTPLGRVIIRIKENGLLGLNFLHMCAGGMGPSYAHSHLSCVNNYISGAQSVSMGHYLSHGGGGGGGGGGGTSTCAVLASKEDWERERKRLFCTSTVKAGEVRGNISYEHASVFWISTRDHPSCLSGYSFGMVEDGLDVLHTTILKHPGRDIKRVRVGECGLIL; encoded by the exons ATGGCTGCCTCCAGCACCTACCAA ACATCCAATCCCCTGGAGTGTAAGATTTGCTATAATGTGTTCAGTGAAGACCACTGCCCGAGGATCCTCCCTTGTTCCCACTCGTTCTGTGGCCCTTGCATCGATGGGCTCACCTCGACCCAAAAGCAAGCCTGCCCCTTGTGCAGGCTTACATTCACAGCCAATTCAGCTGAAGACCTCACGATTAACAGAGACCTCCTTGACGCTGCAAAGCAACTTCCATCCAAGAATGAAGGATCTAAAATTACATCCACAAGACCAAAGAGACCCTTTCTGAAGACCATTCAGGATTTCAGGGAGTGTGTTATTGGAAAAGGCATAGCTGTTTGCGAGGAAACAGAAGTTGAAGTTAATGACCGCATTGAAAGCAACAAAAAGATGAGCGGAGTACTGGAAGGATTTATGCAAGCGCTGGTAGGCAAGATGCTTTCCTGTCGAGAAACTATTGCCCGAGATAACAAATTGCTGATGGACAAGTTGGACATTCTGAAAGGAAAGGGACGACAAATGAAAGACTCAGAAGACAAGCTGGAAGCAGCAACTGACTTTGCTTCTGCTGCAAGTCCCATGGACGAGGCCGAGAAGGTTCTTCAGGAAGTTGATGAGACAGCCAATGAAATTAAGCAACTTCTTCAGGAGAATAAAGGCAACATGAAGCAG GACACTCTCGAGGTGAAAACCAATCTGGAAAATGCGTTGAAAGTCGTAGAAAGAATGACTGAGGAAGAACAGCAAGAACGAGAGGAAGAACGAGAGGAAGAACGAGAGGAAGGAGAGCCAGAaccagaaggggagagagacactGTCGTGAAGATTACG GTAACTGACCTCCGAATTCTTCACGTTTGCTTGAGAAGGGATGCCCCAAAAGAGGTCTTCGCCGTGACGAGCTACGAAGGGACTCTGAGGGTGGCTCCAGTCAAGATGGTGTCCAACGACCAAGCCTCTTTCACTCATGTTCAGGAGGGCGTTCTCCCACCAAGATGCTTTGTCATAGAG CTCGAGCCCTTGATGCAAtggcctcctcttcctcctccttcttcccccccAAGGGCATTCCTGGATCTGGTGTATGAATCCACCCCCCTGGGGAGGGTCATCATCAGGATCAAAGAGAATGGCCTCCTGGGTCTCAACTTCCTGCACATGTGTGCGGGGGGGATGGGGCCCTCTTATGCCCACTCTCACCTCTCATGtgtgaataattatatttctggAGCTCAAAGTGTCTCCATGGGACATTATTTGTcccacggaggaggaggaggaggaggaggcggcggcggcACATCAACTTGCGCAGTGTTGGCATCGAAGGAGGattgggagagggagaggaagagattgTTCTGTACATCAACAGTGAAGGCAGGAGAAGTGAGGGGAAACATCTCATATGAACACGCTTCAGTGTTCTGGATCTCCACCAGAGATCATCCCAGTTGTCTATCTGGATATAGCTTCGGGATGGTGGAGGACGGACTCGATGTCCTCCACACCACCATCCTGAAGCATCCAGGTCGAGACATCAAAAGGGTGAGGGTGGGGGAGTGCGGCCTCATCCTGTGA